The following proteins are co-located in the Planctomycetaceae bacterium genome:
- a CDS encoding glutamine amidotransferase, with the protein MSLLGVSLVLEPPNWPVLLSVVAAAALVGEAIFMTLRLARRGGRGAAATMAAALAGGAALAGVGAWWGFPALALPALAAPAIIAAIGAAIRGRDGRARAFALAGAVSSALMALMLLCLFWTPAGQVVTLAAAALAWSVRAYASTTTPLKPKAKALLLGLRLLAVLLLALWALGPALEYRTTTDVRGLVLLAVDVSSSMQRRDMPPDYKLTSLPEGQSPVSRITSVYLALNDQRRALGEIFKHSDIELVPFDSKARPAVPMPPDAPGPMPLPTDATGASTALGDSLAAAVEPHQATSRAVTAIVLVSDGCNNTAATDATRPQTFARASTLPIYTVGVGSPSPEKFMRILSVTLPQDMQKEVEAFNSLPINAQVKATGLKGRSVSVVCRFGETVVGKKDLPVASDVLSENVQFVHVPTQSGYQRLTVTAEASGEKIEGLLGRPSAAALVHVVDREIRILYVEGRFRYESKYITQALSTGQRFGVDRRVLLAPAGAGTPNTLPVDIKEWLRYHAIILGDVPASCFTPQQCEIIRELVEKYGKGLCMIGGTDSFANGKWDATAVAQALPVEMAASDGQIDKEVRVVPTEEGLRDEMMQIDAGDAAAAWASLAPLSGANKLGGLKPAAVVLARSSENHPLIVAQQYGKGRSLAVAFDTTWRWVLNPKDTAALQRRFWRQVGLFLSAPKGNVWVATDRGSYNLQALTSGAEIINITAGVEDPRGLPMPKAPATVVLTGPDNSRQLITTAEGPVMRTGVLRRLMTPGVYSLNIEATVAGKKLAAEHKFEVVSRDLESETVTPDLDLLSEMSRSSGGQYAPLREVGPLLESLKLQTRPKPQEVVVHKSLGKPKPLDWPLVVLLLMLLSLQCIEWVLRKHKGLV; encoded by the coding sequence ATGAGCCTCTTGGGCGTCAGTCTGGTGCTGGAGCCTCCGAATTGGCCGGTGCTGCTGTCGGTCGTCGCCGCGGCGGCGCTGGTGGGCGAGGCGATCTTTATGACGCTGCGCCTGGCGCGGCGCGGCGGACGCGGCGCGGCGGCAACGATGGCCGCTGCACTGGCCGGCGGCGCGGCGCTGGCCGGCGTCGGAGCGTGGTGGGGTTTCCCCGCCCTGGCCCTGCCCGCCCTGGCGGCACCGGCGATCATCGCCGCCATCGGCGCCGCCATTCGAGGCCGCGACGGACGCGCACGGGCCTTCGCCCTGGCCGGCGCCGTCTCCAGCGCTCTGATGGCTCTGATGCTGCTGTGCCTGTTCTGGACCCCGGCCGGACAAGTCGTCACCCTGGCCGCGGCGGCGCTGGCCTGGTCCGTCCGGGCATACGCCAGCACAACCACGCCGCTCAAACCCAAGGCCAAGGCCCTGCTGCTGGGGCTGAGGCTGCTGGCGGTGCTGCTGCTGGCGCTGTGGGCGCTGGGTCCGGCGCTGGAATACCGCACCACCACCGATGTGCGGGGGCTGGTGCTGCTGGCCGTCGACGTCTCCAGTTCCATGCAGCGCCGCGACATGCCCCCCGATTACAAACTCACCAGCCTGCCCGAAGGGCAGAGCCCCGTCAGCCGCATCACCTCGGTGTACTTGGCCCTGAACGACCAGCGCCGCGCCCTGGGCGAAATCTTCAAGCACAGCGACATCGAGCTGGTCCCCTTCGACAGCAAGGCCCGCCCCGCCGTGCCGATGCCCCCCGACGCCCCAGGCCCCATGCCGCTGCCGACCGATGCCACCGGCGCCTCTACCGCCCTGGGCGACTCGCTCGCCGCCGCTGTCGAGCCCCACCAGGCCACCTCGCGGGCAGTGACGGCCATCGTGCTCGTCAGCGACGGATGCAACAACACCGCCGCCACCGACGCGACGCGCCCGCAGACCTTCGCCCGCGCCAGCACGCTGCCGATCTACACCGTCGGCGTGGGCTCGCCCTCGCCCGAAAAGTTCATGCGCATCCTGAGCGTCACGCTGCCGCAGGACATGCAGAAGGAAGTCGAGGCCTTCAACTCCCTGCCCATCAACGCCCAGGTCAAGGCCACCGGTCTGAAGGGGCGATCGGTCAGCGTCGTCTGCCGCTTCGGCGAGACGGTGGTGGGCAAGAAGGACCTGCCCGTGGCCTCCGACGTGCTGTCGGAAAACGTGCAGTTCGTCCACGTGCCCACGCAGAGCGGCTACCAGCGCCTGACGGTGACGGCCGAGGCTTCGGGGGAGAAGATCGAAGGCCTTCTGGGCCGCCCCAGCGCCGCGGCGCTGGTTCACGTGGTGGACCGCGAGATCCGCATCCTGTACGTCGAGGGGCGGTTCCGGTACGAGTCGAAGTACATCACGCAGGCGCTGTCGACGGGGCAGCGGTTCGGCGTCGACCGGCGCGTGCTGCTGGCGCCCGCCGGCGCCGGCACGCCCAACACCCTTCCGGTCGACATTAAGGAATGGCTGCGGTACCACGCCATCATCCTCGGCGACGTGCCCGCCTCGTGCTTTACGCCCCAGCAGTGCGAGATCATCCGCGAGCTGGTCGAGAAATACGGCAAGGGCCTGTGCATGATCGGCGGGACCGACAGCTTCGCCAACGGCAAGTGGGACGCCACCGCCGTCGCGCAGGCCCTGCCGGTGGAGATGGCCGCCTCGGACGGTCAGATCGACAAAGAGGTGCGCGTCGTGCCCACCGAAGAGGGGCTGCGCGACGAGATGATGCAGATCGACGCCGGCGACGCGGCGGCCGCCTGGGCGTCGCTGGCGCCGCTGTCGGGCGCCAACAAGCTGGGCGGCTTAAAGCCCGCCGCGGTGGTGCTGGCGCGCAGCAGCGAGAACCATCCACTGATCGTGGCCCAGCAGTACGGCAAGGGGCGGTCGTTGGCGGTGGCTTTCGACACCACGTGGCGCTGGGTGCTCAATCCCAAAGACACCGCGGCGCTGCAGCGGCGGTTCTGGCGGCAGGTGGGGCTGTTCCTGTCGGCGCCTAAGGGCAACGTGTGGGTGGCGACCGATCGCGGCAGCTACAACCTGCAGGCGCTGACGTCCGGCGCCGAGATCATCAACATCACCGCCGGCGTCGAAGACCCGCGCGGGCTGCCCATGCCCAAGGCCCCGGCGACGGTTGTCCTGACGGGACCGGACAATTCCCGCCAGCTCATTACCACGGCCGAGGGGCCGGTCATGCGCACCGGCGTGCTGCGCCGGCTGATGACGCCGGGCGTTTACAGCCTGAACATCGAGGCGACGGTGGCGGGCAAGAAGCTCGCCGCCGAGCACAAGTTCGAGGTCGTCTCGCGCGACCTGGAGTCTGAGACCGTCACGCCGGACCTGGACCTGCTGAGCGAGATGTCCCGCTCCAGCGGCGGGCAATACGCCCCCCTGCGCGAGGTCGGCCCGCTGCTGGAAAGCCTCAAACTCCAGACCCGCCCCAAACCCCAGGAAGTCGTCGTCCACAAATCCCTGGGCAAACCCAAGCCCCTCGACTGGCCGCTGGTCGTCCTGCTGCTGATGCTGCTGTCGCTGCAATGCATCGAATGGGTGCTGCGAAAACACAAAGGGCTGGTGTGA
- a CDS encoding PQQ-binding-like beta-propeller repeat protein, which translates to MRSISMSLEGCSPPRGGRMPASAVLLTVLLCGPLQAGVVEYTDRTEWERAVKHFTPVRFANEKLEKNVPLNAGLITIVATGTGSVGIGAAKDGTLSLSGSGTTAPWFRHTITINGGKVCAVGWDFSHPGYKGMYKSVLTHDGGTIEKIWPENKGKGFLGYIDTKGKTISGFWFGSTGRCNFTGAGVENICLSNLQPPPGLDSVPPEWAAFDIQYKATWDQTLAANTEQQWQKEFATGTPALKSYLAKGEDAVRFVIALRKIRLLKAMIERFPDEKAKHAQAHKTIAQTSREMILPWWPDPESSPLGALDPPEIDREITTRWEALAGAAKSLQASESLHPDDVQGLLNLLAQRDARLQISPWHFVSYRLAMEDLLEHLSASQLARVRAAQEEYAVRFAGELARTGDFDEAARLSRRAPWARSVHELLLDLSERALQQGRCQWAMASLNDLLDHADDPEIRHAAQAARWVAMARQGTAPALHAAAMAEVPDETPMPWRGGTLTASAIKKALLGPSRGGEVALADLARKSVQLPAGWPGDQRCTDGPQLDFGLHTPWPISQVQATDRAIYVMGAARVARFNADGSGPLWTGSLLEPAAAAPWDPAALDRYIKSVKPDTRFERRGVCVRGETSSALSDDGRFIYRLVAAAKQSVVALSAADGQALWSTAARDDWRSFMPMSRPAAADGRVYVLAVPAALGADAGLGGGKDAGPAVLWRLVCADGRDGRVLWTQPLSWQPFTLLDSARGAGGVAIYDGWVYCSTSMGIVARCDVRDGALDWVRGYASTADVDPQAENFSREGSAPLLSGQTLLLAPRDHTGVMAMRCDSGQFLWETMAVPSDRLIAVSGNVVLAVGPRRLCALDLAGGRVLWSREFPQGTLSQGALAGGCAIVTSAGKLHRIAISTGQDVESVDLQPPPAHPVVLEGALLDVKAP; encoded by the coding sequence GTGCGTAGTATCTCCATGAGCCTGGAAGGTTGCAGTCCGCCGCGCGGGGGACGCATGCCCGCATCGGCCGTTCTGCTGACGGTTTTGCTCTGCGGCCCGCTGCAGGCGGGGGTGGTCGAATACACCGATCGGACGGAGTGGGAAAGGGCCGTCAAGCACTTCACGCCCGTTCGCTTCGCCAACGAAAAGCTGGAGAAGAATGTTCCGCTCAACGCCGGGCTGATCACGATTGTGGCTACCGGAACCGGTTCTGTGGGGATCGGAGCGGCCAAGGACGGCACGCTCTCTCTGAGCGGAAGCGGCACGACGGCGCCGTGGTTTCGCCATACGATCACGATCAACGGCGGCAAGGTCTGCGCCGTCGGCTGGGACTTCTCGCATCCCGGTTACAAGGGGATGTACAAGTCCGTGCTCACGCATGACGGCGGCACGATCGAGAAGATCTGGCCGGAGAACAAGGGCAAGGGGTTTCTGGGGTACATCGACACCAAGGGCAAGACCATCAGCGGGTTCTGGTTCGGCTCGACCGGACGATGCAACTTCACCGGCGCCGGCGTCGAGAACATCTGCCTGAGCAATCTTCAGCCGCCGCCGGGTCTGGACTCGGTGCCGCCGGAATGGGCGGCGTTCGACATCCAGTACAAGGCGACCTGGGACCAGACGCTGGCGGCCAACACCGAGCAGCAGTGGCAGAAGGAGTTTGCCACCGGGACGCCGGCGCTCAAGAGCTATCTGGCCAAGGGTGAGGACGCCGTGCGGTTCGTCATCGCCCTGCGAAAGATCCGATTGCTCAAGGCCATGATCGAGCGGTTCCCCGACGAAAAGGCCAAACACGCCCAGGCCCACAAGACCATCGCCCAGACCAGCCGCGAAATGATCCTGCCGTGGTGGCCCGACCCCGAGAGCAGCCCGCTGGGCGCGCTGGACCCGCCGGAGATCGACCGTGAAATCACCACGCGATGGGAGGCCCTGGCCGGGGCGGCCAAGTCGCTCCAGGCGTCCGAATCGCTTCATCCCGACGACGTGCAGGGGCTGCTGAATCTGCTCGCCCAGCGCGACGCGCGTCTGCAGATCAGCCCTTGGCACTTCGTCTCGTACCGCCTGGCGATGGAAGACCTGTTGGAGCACCTGTCCGCCTCGCAGCTCGCGCGGGTCCGCGCAGCCCAGGAAGAATACGCCGTCCGCTTCGCCGGCGAACTGGCTCGCACGGGAGACTTCGACGAAGCCGCCAGGCTCTCCCGACGTGCCCCCTGGGCCCGAAGCGTTCATGAACTCCTGCTCGATCTGAGCGAGCGGGCCCTGCAGCAAGGGCGCTGCCAATGGGCGATGGCGTCGCTGAACGATCTGCTCGATCATGCCGACGATCCGGAAATCCGCCACGCGGCCCAGGCCGCCAGGTGGGTTGCGATGGCGCGGCAAGGCACCGCCCCAGCCCTGCACGCTGCCGCCATGGCGGAGGTTCCCGATGAAACGCCCATGCCCTGGCGGGGCGGGACCCTTACCGCCTCGGCGATCAAGAAAGCACTGCTGGGCCCCAGCCGCGGCGGCGAGGTGGCGCTCGCCGATCTGGCCCGCAAGAGCGTCCAGTTGCCCGCGGGCTGGCCCGGCGACCAGCGATGCACCGACGGTCCGCAACTGGACTTCGGTCTGCATACGCCCTGGCCGATCAGCCAGGTCCAGGCCACCGACCGGGCGATCTACGTGATGGGCGCCGCGCGCGTCGCTCGCTTCAATGCCGACGGCAGCGGACCGCTCTGGACCGGCTCGCTGCTTGAACCCGCCGCCGCGGCGCCGTGGGACCCCGCCGCACTGGATCGCTACATCAAGAGCGTCAAGCCGGATACCCGATTCGAGCGGCGGGGGGTCTGTGTGCGCGGCGAAACGTCCTCGGCCTTATCCGATGACGGCCGGTTCATCTACCGCCTCGTGGCCGCGGCCAAACAGAGCGTGGTCGCGCTGAGTGCTGCCGATGGCCAGGCTCTCTGGTCTACCGCCGCTCGCGACGACTGGCGAAGCTTCATGCCGATGAGCCGTCCGGCCGCTGCCGACGGGCGCGTGTATGTGCTGGCCGTTCCTGCCGCCCTGGGCGCCGACGCCGGTCTGGGCGGGGGCAAAGACGCCGGACCGGCGGTTCTGTGGCGGCTGGTCTGCGCGGACGGTCGCGACGGCCGCGTGCTGTGGACCCAGCCGCTAAGCTGGCAGCCGTTCACGCTGCTGGACAGCGCCCGCGGGGCCGGCGGAGTGGCAATTTACGACGGCTGGGTCTACTGCTCGACGAGCATGGGAATCGTGGCGCGCTGCGATGTTCGCGACGGCGCCCTCGACTGGGTTCGCGGCTACGCCAGCACCGCCGACGTCGACCCGCAGGCAGAGAACTTCAGTCGCGAGGGCTCCGCGCCGCTGCTGTCCGGCCAGACGCTCCTGCTGGCCCCGCGCGACCATACCGGCGTGATGGCCATGCGATGCGACAGCGGACAGTTCCTCTGGGAAACCATGGCCGTTCCGTCCGACAGGCTCATCGCCGTCAGCGGCAATGTAGTGCTAGCCGTCGGTCCGCGAAGGCTCTGCGCGCTGGACCTGGCCGGCGGGCGTGTGCTCTGGTCGCGCGAGTTCCCCCAGGGGACGCTCTCGCAAGGCGCCCTCGCCGGCGGCTGTGCGATCGTGACGTCGGCGGGCAAGTTGCACCGCATCGCCATTTCAACGGGGCAGGATGTCGAGAGCGTGGATCTTCAACCGCCTCCTGCGCATCCGGTGGTGCTGGAGGGCGCGCTGCTGGATGTGAAGGCCCCTTAG